The genomic region GCCTTGGACTACTTCGCCAACATCGGTGacactgttttttattattattattattattattattattattattattattattatgattattattattattattgttattattattattattataatattattattattagtagtagtagtagtagtagtagtattactattattgttattgttattgttgttattattattattattatcattattattattattgttattgttaataataacaaatgaagaaaaatatgtgATTATGATTATAAGATTATGCAGCACCTGTGTTTGTATGAGAggttaaatatgtgtgtgtgtgtgtgtgtgtgtgtgtgtcaggataTCCCTGTGAGCCCCACAACAATCCAGCTGACTTTTTTCTGGACGTTATTAACGGAGACTTCACCGGTACAGCTATGACCACAGTGCATGGTTCTGAGGGTAAAGCCATAATATGTAATACCATCGCATCTATGATGGAGGTGTAACAGTGATTTCAAGTTAAGAAATAATTAAGGGTAATCTAATGTGAAGGTCTGTGCGTGGTAGTGTGTAGAAAGATTTAATTACAGAATGTTGTCCTGTGTGCGTGGCCAGATTTGGACTTTGAGGAGCTCAGCAAACACAGGCAGAGTATCGAGGAGCGTCTCATCGGGGAGTTTAAAAACTGCAGCTACTCCAGTGACACAAGGGCAGAGCTGGAGCGCATCGTCCACGATAAAGAGTGTGTCTCGCGTCCAAAGTCCCGCACCGTCACCTACAACAGCTCCTTCTTCCACCAGCTGCACTGGGTTCTCAGAAGGACCTTCCAGAACCTCATGTTGAACCCCCAGACATCTGTCGCACAGGTAAACACTTTACAAGACAGTACTCAGCAACTTGGTCGTCGGGACATTATGGGTtccaacaacacaaaataagcTCAATTTATGTATTCTGGGTAAAGTCAAGTCTCAAATCTTTgaggacaaaaaataaaacaagtatgACAAAGGCAAAGTTAAAGCCACtgtcattttatatcatatttaagTGAAGCAgaggttttttattattattcattcaaaaaCTACTAAcactacagtatatttttttcagttaatCCCACATCTTAACTTTCAGAACTGTTGTGACACTGAAatctatatttaaatgaaaccaTCACGTCTACCTTACTGCTGAAGAGAGTACATTTATTATCCTTAACCCTTTACAGTTCCAATGGACATTTTGTgccattcctttttttttattattgtcaagtcattttgtcaatttgctagaggatatttatttttggaaaaatttTGAACTGatatttaatacttttacagccgtttttgggaaggtgacattttctgccactaggaacaaattagtcagTAATTTttagaacaaaaacaatacatgaaaataaatctgcCAATCATTGACCTTTTTGGGGGgtggagttgtgtaaacatactgtcaatctcaaaaatataatttgtatatttcaggctgaagtagtgAAGTAGAAGTAGTAGATTCATTCAAAGTGGAAACAAAATTCTATATAATATTTCTACAGCGGTTTTTGAGagggtgacattttctgcatcTAGGAACAAATTTGTCAGAATATTAAAGGAATCCAGAGACAGCAATGTGTTGAGATCAGAGGTCTCATCACTTTAAGGGTTGTTAACAGCTAATTGGCACTAAATAAGTCACAATAATCTACAAGAGGGGCTCTGTGTGGTGTCGGCACCATAATCAGCTTTGGTGACTGTTGGGTCAGGGTCTAAACTGATATCATATCTGGCCAAAAGCTTTGTGGCCCTGCTCTGGTACTCATCACATGATGCCATCATGACCTGTCCCACTTTCACATGACGGGCTGAGGGAAATGAGGTGCAAAAGGCTCAACCTTATTAGCTTATCCCCTGACCCTGGGAACCGCTTAGTCCTGTCGTAATCTGTAAAATGTTAGGATTAAAacctgtgttgtgttcactTTTCTCACTCTTTTCAGCAGGTCCGCCTGTTGTCTCTGAGACTCCAGGTTGGAGCAGGAGCTCAACTTGACTCTTGATCCCAAACAATTAATAAGCTATTAGGCCAATGAGAGGTTTTATTCttacttttcaaaaacacttttaaacagtatttttaaccctaacccttcatAAAGGTCAACACGCAGAGCTTTACAAAGAACACTGAAAATGTACATGAGGGAAAAAATCTCTAATTCGTGCGCACAAAATATTCATTTGGTTAGTATTCACATCTGTATCATACAACAATATGTCACTGCTGCCGTTTGTGTGCAGGTTCATTGACTATCATCATCTCAATGTCTGGTGTTTTTACGTGTTTGCAGGTGGGAGTCAACGTTTTCCTCGCTCTTATTGTCGGAGCCATTTTCTTCAGAATCAAAGACGATCAGAGCGGGATCCAGAACAGGTGAGAGAACAAAGAACAcatctttatattttatacagaATACATATTGTATTAATACTTGACTAAAAAAGCTAGATCACTGATAATGAGTTTATGACACAAGCATCAGGGAAAACAAGATAATCATGTACTCAGTGTATTTGACAgaagaaatgtagaaataaactgcttatttaattcataaaaaGTATATGAGTTAACTGAGGTTAAACATGTTTTGCACgcatagttttttttgtatattctcatgtatttgtatgtggCTGTGTAGGAATGTTCCACATGTTCCACACGTTTAAGTCACTGGTTGCAGTTGGAAGTGTGAAAAGTAGAGCAGCGTCTGCACAGCTAATCCTCTTACCACGTTTTATTGGCACAACATGGTACTTCACATGCTCCGTGAAGGACATCACAAATCCCAATCTCAGCGGAGTCTGTCTCTCTTTGCAAGGTTCAGTGGTGTCATTACATTCATGGTCAGTGCATAGGCAGTATGGCAGACACCAGTCTACACGGCTTAAATGGCTTAAACCCTTCCCTCCTTTTCACTGGGTGCAGGGTCAGATATCCGGGCCACAGCGGAGGAGTCTGTCAACTCTTATGTCTTTGTAGTTTTACAGGGACCACATGTAATCTGTACAGTGCAATCCAGGCTTTATCAGACTATCAGATTAAGGTGATTTGGATGTCGATCGACATGTTTTTCTGCTCTGTACGTGCAGTCATACGTGATTCAGTGTCCAAACATGAATAACTCACAGTTTCATTTAgaacaaaacatgcaataagaatgaataataaagtgtttttcctctttatttctcactttTTACACCACTGTCCCCTAATTTAAGAGGGAAACtaaatgtacatatactgtatacttcaATCTGTCTGAGAGGtttcaatctatctatctaatatttatttgtataatattacatttttatctccacacacactctgtccatAAACCCTAATCTCAAACCAGGGTCCTCCttcagtgttgtcactggacACCTAGAACCAGTATCAGAACAGACACACTCTGATTGTGTGTTATGAAAAGGCATAATTATAagcatcaataataataataataataatataaagttaGCATTTCCCCAGAGAGCAGTAATGACCAGACTTTGCTGTACTGTTTTCCTACAGGATGGGAGCCCTCTTCTTCATCACGACCAATCAGTGTTTCAGCACGGTGTCTTCAGCCGAACTCTTCATCACTGAGAGGAAACTCTTTGTGTACGTAATTAATTCATCTGTGAGGGTCACCTTCAGCCACCGGCTCTTTAATGGCTCTTTAATAGAGCTGAGacaattatactgtatatgtacatatatatatatacatatgtgtatatactgtacatataaatatatatgttcttGGCTGAGAACAAATTGAGAACTTGACCTacccatgtctgtgtgtgtgttaattcaCAGTCAGTATATGATTTGTCTTCATATGTCTCCACTGGCAGACACGAGTACATCAGTGGCTACTACAGAGTCTCCGTCTACTTCCTCTCTAAGATCCTGTCTGACATCACTCTGCGCACCGTCACCTCTCTGATCTTCAGCTGTATCGTCTACTTCATGATCGGTAATGTTTGTGGAATGTCTTAAAGGTTTAAGATTCACTCATAAATCTCccccatgtatgtgtgtgtgtgtgtgtgaacatactgtacatgtgtagaAACCAACATCATCACGTGATGCCCTGAAGATATCAGCACCGAGAGTCAAAACAGAACGTATAGCTTTTAACTGTGCTATATctgagtcgtgtgtgtgtgtgtgtgtgtcagggctcAAATCCACAGTCGCAGCCTTTGTCGTGTTCACGCTGACGGTGACACTGGTGGCCTACACAGCCACGGCCATGACCATGGCCATCTCTGCTGACCAGAGCGTCGTGGCTCTTGCCAACATCTTCATGACCATCACCTTTGTCTTCATGATGGTGAGAGACGCACGCAGTACACATACATCTCTTCACAGAGGATGGAAACAGCTgcgtgaatgtgaatgtgaatgtgaatgtgcgTGAACATCAAACACTCGTGCAgttttattatgtatatttgttctggataatggatggattttgTCCCGTCGTGAGTGTTTTGGTGTCGTGTCGTGTGTGCAGATTTTCTCAGGTCTCCTGGTGAACTTACCCACTGTCATGGATTGGTTGGCTTGGCTGAAGTACTTCAGCATTCCTCGCTATGGCCTTGCAGTAAGTCCTCATACCTGAACAGTTGTGGTGTGTGCATACATACTGTAGCACATAGTAGATCACTCTTTCTACTCATATACACATCAAAAATGTAAGAACATCTGTAATAAATCATCATTTCAGCCGGTTAATTATCACATGATTGTTCCCAGAGTTCGGACTGAACTGGGTGAACATGAACTCTTGAAACTCTGTCaggtcaggtctggtgaaaatgcCCAAATTAGAgccaaaattgagttccacagAATTTAaacagagttaaataaaggttaaataatagtcataaaaaaatgatatcaTCAGATCACTAATGTTTCAATCAActctaactaactaaataaatgacagcAGTGTGAGGACCagtttcacttgatttattatttgatttatttggataaaaagtagaaaatagaaaTCACATCATAATGTTTCCATATGTGGAAACCAGTAACACTGTAGCCTGCTGTTGTCTGAGCATTTGGACTAAAGACATACACAGATTTCTGCtatgggcagcccgtggccaagtggaaagggaacttggcttgtaactggagtgtcgccggttcaagtccccaccattgctccctgggcgctactcagtgtggcagcctgctgctcctaattctaggatgggtcaaatgtagagaaataatttccccaaggggattaataagGTTTAGATTTATAATGATCACTTTTGTTCTCTtagatttgtgtatttttgtactattgtgtctcttttctgtccctctgtgtcttcattgtctttttgatttcttcttttttgctttgtgtgcatttgtgtcgACCTTCTGgtctcttcatcatcatcatcatcattattatagttattgttattattataattgttgttattattctttgtGCAGTGGTTGTTTGgttgaaatgtttctttcacAGTTGTTGATGTTTGATCTTAGAAAACGCTGAACACCTTCTGCTGTGACTTGTCATAGTAGGAATTTTAATGAACACAGACTGCTCTGCTCAAGAGTCCCaggaaataaatcattatttacatacaggtgtgtgtattcactgtgtgtgtttctgtgtccaGGCGTTGGAGATCAATGAGTTTGTGGGTTTGAAGTTCTGTGAGGAGCCCGTGATCCGAAACACCAGCACGTCGACTGAAATGTCCAACTGCAGTGTGAGCACAGCTGGACTCACGTGAGTAAAGACGTCTCGTAACGTCTCGTAAcgtcttttcacactttttacatgatttgaagTGACTTTCTGAACTCTTTTAACCCGCTGTCTTCCAGATGTACAGGAGAGCAGTATCTGGATTACCTGGGAATCGAGCACACCACCTGGGGACTGTGGGAGAACCACGTGGCCCTGACGGTCATGTCCGTTATATTCCTCATCATCGCCTATCTGAAACTCCGCTACATCAAGAAATTCACTTAAAACGTTTGATTTGGACTTGAATGGAGAATCAAAGCATTTCAGAACCAACAGTTGCATTGTTACCACTCGAAAACCCTTACGTTTACGTTAATGCAACTTTTACAGCAACTACTACacgttatttttcatttatttgagccCACAAGAGGATTTTGTCAAGTGTAGACATACAAATACTTCATATGGGCACAGATTTCTAATATTtcaatgtttacatttgttgtattatttcttttaatctgACTATGcctttttacagctgttttttttttttaagtagtgGTGTTTATTTACTCTTCCTGGATAACACtaaagttaacttttttttactattaataATTTACTGTAGAATTATATCAggtagaagtttttttttattgttccaaAGTAAATGTCtatagattttatttgaatattctgACACAAATACATAAACCTTTCCTGTAACCTTGTTTTAACGGTTGTAAAACATGACAGTGTTGACCTGCAGTGATTCTGAAACtgtcaatatttaaaacaatggtttttattcaaaaaatcTGAAATCCCCTAAAATCgtttcatctgcaaacatcaaaCTATCAAGTTAAACCTCaaatataaaagtttaaaataaaggtAGGTAACTGGTATTAGTTGCTCAGGGTCTGTTTGCATTTGTAGAAAATGTGTAtctttttttgacaatttcattttacatttattattattaaggttTTACATCTACCTATAATTCTTaatgattaaattattaaacCAGAAGGAATTGCTTTAAATAAGTCTCTACTTCAGTGCTAATAATAGATTctacattatatatttttttaaatctaaactagagagagagaaacaaatgaaccaaactttttttttttttttgacaacacTTTAATTGGCATAAccgatatatactgtataaaaaagTAAGGCACAGATAAACATAGATGCATGGGTTTCCCATGAACATTAGACGCACTCCAAATTGAAGTTTGTTTCAAGTTACAATATGTATCATAAAGTGATAAGCTATTTAATTAGAAGCTTAATTGGTGTACAGAGGATGAGTAAACACGACACAAACGTGCCACACGTGTACCTATGTTagaaaagatggaaaaagaaacaatcaGCAAAATCAGCATTTAAAGAAATGCCTTTTTGGTTTTCCTTGAAACGCTTAAATGTGTGGATACAGTGATCAGAAGCAGGTGAGCGTATTTCTCATCATGCAACACTAACATCGTACGCTGAGTAATCTGAATATAACCGAGTATGTTTGCATCCAATACTGTGATATTAATACTGAACTGTAAATCCTTCATCGTTCACCGCACGTTCTTCATGTTCCCTCGCGTTCTCCTGTTAAGCTCGTACTATAATAGCTGAAGAGACACTGTTCTGTCCCTCAGAACCTCACACTCTTTCAGTGCATTGATTTACCTACGGTGAGGTAAGCCTGAGTGTTTGTCACTCAaattttcagtttaattttaaCAGCTTCAACAATTATTTTGTTCAGCAAAAAAGTGTCTAGCATCATAAGTTAC from Solea senegalensis isolate Sse05_10M linkage group LG6, IFAPA_SoseM_1, whole genome shotgun sequence harbors:
- the abcg2d gene encoding broad substrate specificity ATP-binding cassette transporter ABCG2d, with amino-acid sequence MTMQRRNHISVAMMEDIDTNGTSTSKEVRSSNQDQQPRGSSVSFHNIHYRVQPKSGACRRKSSTREILLDLNGIMRPGLNAILGPTGSGKSSFLDILAARKDPAGLSGEVLIDGAPQPPDFKCLSGYVVQDDVLMGTLTVRENLRFSAALRLHSSVPQSEKEARVNHLIKELALTKVADSKVGTQMSRGISGGERKRTNIGMELIIDPSVLFLDEPTTGLDASTANSVLLLLKRMASHGRTIIMSIHQPRYSIYRLFDTLTLLVSGRMVYHGPAPNALDYFANIGYPCEPHNNPADFFLDVINGDFTGTAMTTVHGSEDLDFEELSKHRQSIEERLIGEFKNCSYSSDTRAELERIVHDKECVSRPKSRTVTYNSSFFHQLHWVLRRTFQNLMLNPQTSVAQVGVNVFLALIVGAIFFRIKDDQSGIQNRMGALFFITTNQCFSTVSSAELFITERKLFVHEYISGYYRVSVYFLSKILSDITLRTVTSLIFSCIVYFMIGLKSTVAAFVVFTLTVTLVAYTATAMTMAISADQSVVALANIFMTITFVFMMIFSGLLVNLPTVMDWLAWLKYFSIPRYGLAALEINEFVGLKFCEEPVIRNTSTSTEMSNCSVSTAGLTCTGEQYLDYLGIEHTTWGLWENHVALTVMSVIFLIIAYLKLRYIKKFT